The Hordeum vulgare subsp. vulgare chromosome 7H, MorexV3_pseudomolecules_assembly, whole genome shotgun sequence DNA window ATTTAAGCTTACATGAATATTTTATAAACATGAACGAATTCTATTGAAAATGGATGAACATAAAATTGGTCGCTGTGTATTTAGAAAAATATTCATTGTCAATTGAAAAAACATTCACCATGTATATAATAAATGTTCATATATATATAAAAAGTCAGATATTTTTGTATCAAAAATATAAAACTAAAGcagagaaaaaaataaataaaggaaaaacaaaataatttcATTGGACAACTTAAAAAATGTATGAATATTTTAGAAATGACATGCATTTTATATTAAAATGGATGAATATTTTAGGAATGACATGTGTTTTCTAAAAAATTATTCACTGTGTACTCCCTCTATCAGAAAATACTTTTAGAATAAATGGATAAAACTGGATGTATTTAaaattaaaatacatctagatacattcatttgaccgacaagtatttccggacggaaggAGTATTGTATAAACTATTCAGTGCCCTTTTGAAAATGCTGACCGTGTCGTCTAAAAATGTTCATAAACACACAAGTCAAAGTATTTTCTATAGAAAATAAAAGATAATGAagtgaagaagaaaaaataaagtaaaaattAATATTGCTTGGGCAACCTAAAACATTTAGAATCTTAATTGATAACAACTCTACAAGTTTTTCTTGAAATATAATACATATTTTGCTAGTTAAATTGACGACAGAAAACTCGTGCCCGACTTATAAATCCAACCCGACATATTGCTCGTAGTGAGCGTGTTGCACAGGATGGGAGTTATGTCCTGTTGGTATGGTTCGTGATGTTTTTCTTCGAGTGCTCCTACAGTTTTAGCGATTATTTCATCGGTGTTAATTtctttttaaaccctattttcttTAAGATGTAGGCACTTATAATAGGCTTTTTTGATGTGAACACATTTTTAGTTATGTGGGCATTCTACTAAATTACAGATATTAGATAAATACATGAACTTTATATAAAAATGCATGAACACAGAATTGGACACTACATACTTAAAAACATTAACCATGTACTCGAAATCATTCACtgtttaaataaaaaaaatatataaatacatGAACAAAAAAAGATCACCGTGTATTTAGAATGTTTTTACATATAATGAAAAATGTTCACCTTGTTTAAACAAAGCGATCAATGTGTATGAAAAATGTTCATCAtatatttaaaaatcattttcaTACAAACACAAGAAAAACGTGTTTTTATTATAAAAATAAGAAGGTAATAAAGTTAAGTAGATTTTCATACTTTATTATAAACTTTTTAAGGTTTCCAACATCCCGACTGCTATCTTTAGGGTGAAAATCTACGGTCTGACCTTTAATGGTTGGATCCGGCAACGACGGTATTTGCATGGCGTTCCCTTCATGGAGGCGTCCTTTGAAAAACCTTTCTCGTAGTCTATGTTTTGTCAAAATATTGTTGGTATAGATTGTCACAGAGGTATATCAACTATCGTTATTTTGACTGCTTTGggggatttttttcctttttttaatgcGTCTAGGCATAGCTTCGGTCTTATTTGACTTTGTTATTTGCTgatgttgttttttgtgtgtgttggCTGTGTGTATCGTAGCTATGTAGAGTTCGGATGTGCTCATTATGATTTATCATTTGATGCTACATTATGATTCAATAAAAAGCAGCCTTTGTCGAAAAAAATTAAAACTAGTCAAAGAGGAACATACCAGAAGATAAAATGCTATTCCACCCAAATTGGTAGTCTTGCAAAAAGCCGACACATGCACGAGTGAATAGCTAGAGAGGGAAACACCTGAACGATGGTGCCACACATGCCTGAAACAAAATAATGatttagtacaatacataaataacaTACGAGATGAAGTTGACAGTGGGTTGTACCATGAACGTTCGACCAAGAGCATGAAAAATAAGGTACATGATCCAATATCGCACAAAATGTACATGTTTCATCGCGGAGATATTcagataactgtgaggaaacataGTTGCATTATGCCACCAAAAATCGAACAGTGAAGGTGGGCTTCATCATGGTTTGGACCTCATCAACGAGGAAAGGAGCAGGCCTGACATACATGAAACAAATTAATACTACCAAAATATGAAATCATGCCACACCGCAATTTGAAATGTActtcctctgtaaagaaatatgtTAGTGACCTAAacgatattatatttctttacagagggagcaAATTCTATAACCATCGCTCGATGTCATTACGTCTGAGATGATCACTTGTGAACAACTGTGCAGCTCTTTGTCGAGATACCAAGATAGAGGCTTGCTGTTGGTTACTTCTGAATACCAGCATATAAAAAATCACTATTGGATGTTAATTGTTCTGCAGAAACAGAGTAATGAACCTAAGCCCCGGaaaatgatgaactctttaacaaAACAGAGTAACGGATTTCATCATCATGGATATAGTTGCCCAATCATTACTTTGAGTCATTGTTCAACAGACGAACCTGCTAAACTCGAACTGAACCTCTGAAGGTAGACACGAAGCGGCACTCACTCAGCACTTAGGGGTAGAATAGACTGAGATGTAAACATCAGCATATATCAAATACGCACAATATGAACAAATAATCAACCTGTTCCAATATTGTATGAAACATATTTTAATTAGCTCGAGATGTATTCTGAAAAAAGTTAAGCAAACATCCTTGCTTTTAACCAACAAAAATGGAGGAAAATTGTGTTGCCTACACCTAGTATACAGTTAGTAATAAGCACACGTATCTAAAACTAGTACTAGATGAACATACCAGAGGATAAACTGCTCTTCCACACAGATTGATAGTCTTGTGATTGGTGAAACACCAGATGTGCAGTCACTGGGAAACCAAAGCATGGACCAGTCAATCGCTAGCGAAGGAAACACCTGGACGATGATACCACACATGCCCGGAACAAGTCAGTCCTTTAGTAGGGATCttaatttttttctttctaaaaGAAGTGAAAGAACGACCAGACTGACCTGTTGAGATGGTTGACGTGAAACTGCACAATACATCAACACATATGCTCCTTCGAGACAACCAAGTTCTGAATTCGAGCTCAAAACTGACAGTTGGTTGTAATAGTTCAGCAGAACCCAAGCAATGAATGTAAGGTCAGAAAATGAACCTGGTAAGGAATTCACTTTGAGTTGGACGTAAATGAACCTGCCATGTAGAAACTGAAACTCTAAAGGATGACAGTGAAACTGTGAGAATAGAGAGGCTTGAAGCGTATGCGTTTAGCAGGGACGCGTGCGTGTTAATAAAGGCACAAGACCTAGGAGATTACAACAAGGAGTTAGGATCTATCTCTATTTACAAGGTTAAACACAAGAGATAGACCCTAACAAGATATTCCTAGTttaaaccacacacgcacgcctaCAATCGTAATACACATGGTTTATACATATACCATGTGTATACGTAATACAATgtctaacactccccctcaatcaCAACTTGTCCAAGTTGAGATTGCGACGAAAAACTTCCAACTAGCGAAGAGTAAGAGGTTTAGTAAAGCCATCAGCAAATTGATCACCAGTGGGAATAAACCGTATGTGTAGCAGTTTCTGAGCCACTCTCTCACGGACAAAGTGATAATCAATTTCAATATGCTTTGTCCGTGCATGAAAAATAGGATTTGCAGATAAGTATGTAGCTCCTAAATTATCACACCATAGGGAGGCAGACTTAGGATGAGAAATACCCAGCTCAGTCAAAAGGTTCTGTACCCATATTACCTCGGCAGTAGCATTAGCAAGTGCTTTGTACTCAGCCTCTGTGCTAGAGCGAGAAACTGTAGGTTGCTTTCGTGCAGTCCAAGACACAAGATTACTACCAACAAAAACAGCAAAACCACCAGTAGACTTTCTGTCatcagggcaaccagcccaatctGCATCAGAGAATGCGCTGACTAACATGGAATCTGACTTAGAGATACGCAGACCATGGGTGATAGTGCCTTGTAAATACCGAAGTATACGcttgactgccgtccagtgaACAGAGGTTGGAGCATGCAAGAATTGACATACCTTGTTGACCGAAAAACAAATATCTGGTCTAGTAAGAGTTAAGTATTGCAAAGCACCAACAACACTGCGATAGTTGGTAGAATCCCCATCTCCAAGAGCATGTCCATCAAACAAAGACAACTTTTCAGAAGTAGACAAAGGAGTACTGGCAGGTTTGCAACCATTCATATTGACTCGTTGAAGCAAATCAAGCAAATATTTCCCTTGAGATAAAGCAATACCATTATCAGTAGAAGTTACCTCAATACCAAGAAAATAATGCAGGGATCCAAGATCTTTGAGTGCAAAGTCCATGCGAAGATCACTGAGGAGGGCTTCAACTGCTTGTACAGAGGAACTAGTAACaataatgtcatccacatatatgaGCATAAAGATAGTCACCCCTCTCCGAGAATAAAAAAACAGTGAGGTATCACTCTTGGAGGGTTGAAAACCAAGAGACTGGAGCTTGAAAGACAAGCGAGAGTAGCATGCACGGGGGGCCTGTTTCAGACCATACAGAGCTTTATCCAGTTTACAGACCAAGTGCGGAAACCTTGAATCCATATACCCAGGTGGCTGTCGCATAAAAACAttctcttccagaacaccatgcaaAAACGCGTTCTTAACGTCCAACTGTCGCATACACCAATTCCTAGAGACAGCTATAGACAGAACCAATCCGATGGTGGCGGCTTTAACAACGGGACTGAAAGTATTCTCATAATCAAGACCATAACGTTGTTTAAACCCTTTTGCAACGAGACGTGCTTTATAGCGATCAATACTATCATCAGATTTGCGTTTGACCTTATACACCCATTTGCAATCAATAAGATTTGTACCTGGGCGAGGTGTGACCAAGTGCCAAGTTTGGTTGTCCATGAGTGCACGATACTCCTCATCCATAGCTTCTTTCCACTTTGGATGACCAAGTGCTTCTTTTAAATTCTGCGGTTCACCTGTAGCACAAAAGGAGCCCCAACGAATACATCCATCGGTAAATTCTTTGGGTTTAATAATACCAGTACGAGAGCGGGTAGTAACacatgttgatgacgatggcggaggAGCTGCGAGGAGTTGCTGTTGACGGTGCTGTGCGACAGGGAGGTCAGAGGAGACCGCAGAGGAGGAGACACTCGGGGAGGCCGGCGAGTCCTGTGTCGCCGCGTGGAGCGACGGGTCGGCAGCAGAACCGACCGGAGCAGGCTCCTGGCGAGGCGTGGCAACCGCGACAGGAACCACCTGAAGCCGATCGGGTGGGTGGACGCGGGACCGCGGGAGGCCCGAGGTGGAGTCATCCTGTGCAGGCGACGATGACGCGGCGCGACCGGACCCCGAGACCGGGTCGGGAGGCGACATGTGCGAGGGGACCAGCAAGGGCCCGCTGGCGGCAGGAGATACCGAGGCGGGAGTGTCGGAGGCGCCGCCCTATAGCGGATCTGGAGACGTGGCAGGAGACGGTTGGGGCGCGGAAACCGGCAAAGATCCGCTGGCGCGTCGGGATCCCGAGGCTGGAACGGCAGGGAAACCAGCCCCGTTGTCAGCGCCAGTAGGAGGAGCCGATCCCGAGGCTGATTTGGCAGGGAGATCAGCCCCGTTTTCAGCGCCGACCGGATCTTCTGTGGAGGCCGTATCTGCAGGAGGATCTGCACACATAAAATCATCAGCGTCGCCAGCTCCTGGATGAACAGATTCCTGCACACTTGCATCAGAGTTAGGCCCATTAGTATTAGAAATTGTCACATTATTAGTATGCACTTCTTCCGGAGCCGAGAGAGGTGGATGATTAAGGAGAAGTGGAGGAAGGAGTAGGAGTTCTTTGCGCAATTGAGCACCGGCATTAGGATGTAGTGCGGCAAAGGGAAAAATATGTTCATCAAAAATCACATCGCGAGAAACATAAACACGGCCGGTGGAAACCTCAAGACACTTATAGCCTTTGTGAAGTGCGCTATAACCAAGAAATACACATTGTTTGGATCGGTACTCCAGCTTATGTTTGTTAAAGGGCCTAAGATTAGGCCATACCGCACAACCAAAAATACGAAGAGAGGAATAGTCTGGTGTAGTGTTGAAGAGGCGTTCCAAGGGTGTTTGATTATGAATAACACGACTAGGAACACGGTTTATAAGGTAGACAGCTGTGAGGAATGCTTCATCCCAAAACTTGAGAGGCATGGATGCATGTGCTAGGAGGGAGACGCCAACCTCAACGATGTGACGGTGTTTGCGTTCTGCAGACCCGTTCTGTTGGTGAGCATAGGGACATGAAACATGATGGGTAATACCAATACGTTCAAAGAATTGGTTTAACTTTTGATACTCACCACCCCAATCAGTTTGCATGGCAATGATTTTACGATCAAATAAACGTTCAACTAGAGCTTGGAAGATATGAAACTTTTGGAAGACATCAGATTTATTTTTAATGAGATAAATCCAACTAAACTTGCTAAAATCATCGATGAAACTGACATAATATTTCTGTCTACCAATGGAAAGAGGTCCAGGACCCCATACATCTGAGAAAACTAGCTCTAAAGGAGCATTGGACACACTAGTTGAACGAGAATAAGGTAATTGGTGGCTCTTTTGGccatttgacattcatcacaaacaAGGTGATGATCAGTTTTATTTGACACGGGAAGACTATGGTGACGAAGAATTTGCTGCATCACTTGGATTGATGGATGACCTAGGCGCCTATGCCACCTAGAGGTAGATGGCTTGACGACACCAAGAAGTTGACGTCCAGGTTCTACCGACTGGCCAGCAATGGGGTATAGTCCACGTTTACTTGGACCTTGAAGGATTGTTCTCCCCGTTTCCTGATCGTTAACAGAAAAGAACTCGGGGTAAACAAGAAGATATGCAGAAttatctttggtaagttggtgacCAAAAAGAAGGCTTTTGGATGCGGTGGGAACATGTAAGATGTTGTTTAGCCGGAGGGATTTATGAGGAGTAGGAAGAAGTGCATGACCAACATGTGTAATTTCCATACCTTGGCCACTCGCATTGTGAATCTGATCCGGTCCAGTGTAGCGATCACGCACAGTCAGCTTCTCCAGCTCGCCGGTAACGTGATCGGTGGCGCCTGTGTCGAGGTACCAATTGGTGTCAACACCGTAGGAGGCAGTGGCAGTGTTGGCAGTCTTGTCACGACGCTTGGGATTGTTGTTGAAGGTTTTGTCGAAGCGTTTCTTGCAAGACCACGCCCCATGGCCGTCAAGCTTGCAGATTTGACAGACAAGGGGGCCAAGGGGCCCTTGAGGGGAGGCAGCGCCGTGGCCTGGAGGAGGCGTACCGCCGCTGGAACCGAAGCGATGATCGGGCCCCTCTGCAGGCCGAGCAGGAAAACCACGCCCCCCCTTTTGAC harbors:
- the LOC123413168 gene encoding uncharacterized mitochondrial protein AtMg00810-like, giving the protein MLIYVDDIIVTSSSVQAVEALLSDLRMDFALKDLGSLHYFLGIEVTSTDNGIALSQGKYLLDLLQRVNMNGCKPASTPLSTSEKLSLFDGHALGDGDSTNYRSVVGALQYLTLTRPDICFSVNKVCQFLHAPTSVHWTAVKRILRYLQGTITHGLRISKSDSMLVSAFSDADWAGCPDDRKSTGGFAVFVGSNLVSWTARKQPTVSRSSTEAEYKALANATAEVIWVQNLLTELGISHPKSASLWCDNLGATYLSANPIFHARTKHIEIDYHFVRERVAQKLLHIRFIPTGDQFADGFTKPLTLR